One stretch of Novosphingobium pentaromativorans US6-1 DNA includes these proteins:
- a CDS encoding CHRD domain-containing protein has protein sequence MPPATSRLATALSILALAAVSSAASAAEAADHTYKATLSGEQETKGGDPDGTGTVTVTVSSGLDKLCYDVGGIENLSPITAAHIHKAAAGQDGPPVLTLEAAEDGGFKGCVKGPEWLPDAVASGFAGYYVNVHTGDYPAGAIRAQLGS, from the coding sequence ATGCCCCCTGCAACCAGCCGCCTTGCCACGGCCCTGTCCATCCTTGCGCTTGCCGCTGTGTCTTCGGCTGCTTCGGCTGCCGAGGCTGCAGACCATACCTATAAGGCCACGCTTTCCGGCGAGCAGGAAACCAAGGGCGGCGATCCCGATGGCACCGGGACGGTAACGGTGACCGTTTCGTCCGGGCTCGACAAGCTGTGCTATGATGTCGGTGGGATCGAGAATCTGTCGCCGATCACGGCCGCGCATATTCACAAGGCTGCCGCAGGGCAGGACGGTCCGCCGGTGCTGACGCTCGAGGCTGCCGAGGATGGCGGCTTCAAGGGCTGCGTGAAGGGGCCGGAGTGGTTGCCCGATGCAGTGGCCAGCGGTTTCGCCGGCTATTACGTCAACGTGCATACGGGCGATTATCCTGCCGGTGCGATCCGGGCCCAGCTGGGAAGCTGA
- a CDS encoding GlsB/YeaQ/YmgE family stress response membrane protein yields the protein MLNIIGAIISGLIVGVLARFFYPGAVDMGWIATILLGIGGSLVAGLVSSRGQRDFSRAGCLASIIGAIVLIFLGRLLGIGA from the coding sequence ATGCTCAACATCATCGGCGCCATCATCAGCGGCCTCATCGTCGGCGTGCTGGCGCGCTTCTTCTACCCCGGTGCAGTGGACATGGGATGGATTGCGACGATCCTGCTGGGCATCGGCGGTTCTCTCGTCGCCGGGCTGGTCTCCAGCCGCGGACAGCGCGACTTCAGCCGCGCCGGCTGCCTCGCCTCGATCATCGGTGCCATCGTGCTGATCTTCCTGGGCCGATTGCTGGGAATCGGCGCCTGA
- the tldD gene encoding metalloprotease TldD, with translation MTVTDPRSLLYRQLTPEDAQALAAETLQACDDGELYLQFMATEAFGFDDGRLKTADYSRDAGFGLRGVSGEMTGFAHANEISAAAIRRAGETLQLLDPATGKRAAPPQKSNRHLYTDASPLDLVGFGEKVKLLETIDAAARARDPRVAQVSASLSGSWSVVEIVRADGFVATDVRPLVRLNVSIVAESNGRRETGSFGMGGRWLYDDLFKPENWNRAIDTALERALINLESVDAPAGEMTVLLGPGWPGVLLHEAIGHGLEGDFNRKGTSAFTGRIGERVGAPGVTIVDDGSIMGRRGSLTIDDEGTPTRETVLIEDGVLKGYMQDRLNARLMGVEPTGNGRRENYAHAPLPRMTNTFMKSGQDDPEELLARIGNGIYAKNFGGGQVDIVSGKFVFSCTEAYKVNNGKLGAPIKGATLIGDGPSVLTRVKGIGNDMALDEGVGMCGKGGQSVPAGVGQPSLLIEGLTVGGTA, from the coding sequence ATGACCGTTACCGACCCGCGCTCGCTACTTTACCGCCAGCTCACGCCCGAGGACGCACAGGCGCTTGCCGCCGAAACGCTGCAGGCGTGCGACGACGGCGAACTCTACCTGCAGTTCATGGCGACCGAGGCCTTCGGCTTCGACGACGGGCGCCTCAAGACCGCCGACTATTCGCGCGATGCGGGTTTCGGCCTGCGCGGCGTTTCGGGCGAGATGACCGGCTTTGCCCACGCCAACGAGATTTCCGCCGCCGCGATCCGCCGCGCGGGTGAGACGCTGCAGCTGCTCGACCCGGCAACCGGCAAACGCGCCGCACCGCCGCAGAAGAGCAACCGGCACCTCTATACCGATGCCTCGCCGCTCGACCTCGTCGGTTTCGGTGAGAAGGTGAAACTGCTCGAGACCATCGACGCCGCCGCCCGCGCCCGCGACCCGCGCGTCGCGCAAGTCAGCGCCAGCCTCTCGGGTTCCTGGTCGGTGGTCGAGATCGTGCGGGCCGACGGCTTTGTCGCCACCGACGTGCGCCCGCTGGTCCGGCTCAACGTCTCGATCGTCGCCGAAAGCAACGGACGGCGCGAGACCGGCTCGTTCGGCATGGGCGGGCGCTGGCTCTACGACGACCTGTTCAAGCCCGAGAACTGGAACCGCGCCATCGACACCGCGCTTGAACGCGCGCTGATCAACCTCGAAAGCGTCGATGCTCCCGCAGGGGAGATGACCGTGCTGCTCGGCCCCGGCTGGCCCGGCGTGCTACTGCACGAAGCCATCGGCCATGGCCTCGAGGGCGACTTCAACCGCAAGGGCACTTCGGCCTTCACCGGACGCATCGGCGAACGCGTCGGCGCGCCGGGCGTCACTATCGTCGACGACGGTTCGATCATGGGCCGCCGCGGCTCGCTCACCATCGACGATGAAGGCACGCCCACGCGCGAAACGGTCCTGATCGAGGACGGCGTGCTCAAGGGCTACATGCAGGATCGCCTCAATGCGCGCCTGATGGGCGTCGAGCCGACCGGCAATGGACGCCGCGAAAACTACGCGCATGCGCCGCTGCCGCGCATGACCAACACCTTCATGAAGTCCGGCCAGGACGATCCCGAGGAACTGCTCGCCCGCATCGGCAACGGCATCTACGCCAAGAACTTCGGCGGCGGCCAGGTCGACATCGTCTCGGGCAAGTTCGTTTTCTCCTGCACCGAAGCCTACAAGGTAAATAACGGCAAGCTCGGGGCGCCGATCAAGGGCGCCACGCTGATCGGCGATGGCCCCTCCGTCCTCACCCGGGTCAAGGGCATCGGCAACGACATGGCGCTCGACGAGGGCGTGGGCATGTGCGGCAAGGGCGGGCAGAGCGTGCCGGCTGGCGTCGGCCAGCCCAGCCTTCTGATCGAGGGTCTCACCGTCGGCGGAACCGCCTGA
- a CDS encoding MaoC family dehydratase translates to MGDQMLAANDLLQMPAKTIPVDWPARDTIIYNLGIGFGPAAIEDPSQLRFVLEDRLAGFPTMTTVMGMSLGIFDRKYGIDYAKVLHGEEWITLHRPLPASGAFEVATGVEKIWDRGQQKGAILQTCKTITVKGEAEPFAETRTVLMLRGNGGFGGSAEGAPSVNEPPTRNPDARITLETRPEQALLYRLSGDANPLHADPEVARKAGFPGPILHGMATYGIVARAIVDGACDGDETKLAHYGLRFSSPVFPGETLRTDIWALGDGNFAFEVTATEREVVVAKGGRASVRD, encoded by the coding sequence ATGGGAGATCAGATGCTTGCCGCCAACGACCTGCTGCAGATGCCAGCCAAGACCATTCCTGTCGATTGGCCCGCTCGGGACACGATCATCTATAATCTGGGAATCGGCTTCGGCCCCGCCGCAATAGAAGATCCCTCGCAATTGCGCTTCGTCCTGGAAGACCGGCTGGCAGGCTTTCCCACGATGACCACCGTGATGGGAATGTCGCTGGGGATCTTCGACAGGAAATACGGCATCGATTACGCCAAGGTGCTCCATGGCGAGGAATGGATCACGCTGCATCGGCCCTTGCCCGCAAGCGGCGCATTCGAAGTGGCGACCGGCGTCGAGAAGATCTGGGACCGCGGGCAGCAGAAGGGCGCCATCCTGCAAACCTGCAAGACGATTACCGTAAAGGGCGAAGCCGAACCATTCGCCGAGACGCGCACAGTCCTCATGCTGCGCGGAAACGGCGGGTTCGGGGGCTCCGCCGAGGGCGCGCCCAGCGTGAACGAACCGCCCACCCGCAATCCGGACGCCCGCATCACCCTTGAGACCCGGCCCGAGCAGGCATTGCTCTATCGCCTATCCGGCGATGCCAATCCGCTCCATGCCGATCCCGAAGTGGCGCGCAAAGCCGGTTTCCCCGGACCGATCCTGCACGGCATGGCTACTTATGGAATTGTCGCAAGGGCGATCGTGGACGGCGCATGCGATGGCGACGAAACGAAGCTTGCCCACTACGGCTTGCGCTTTTCCAGCCCGGTATTTCCCGGCGAGACGCTGCGCACGGACATCTGGGCCCTGGGCGACGGAAACTTCGCCTTCGAGGTCACGGCGACCGAGCGCGAAGTCGTGGTGGCCAAGGGCGGTCGGGCTTCGGTCCGCGACTGA
- a CDS encoding ABC transporter ATP-binding protein, with protein sequence MTSTAAPAISIRDLKKRYAPAGGDEGKLALKGVSFDVPEGGIFGLLGPNGAGKSTLINIMAGLVRKTSGSIDIWGFDIDRDQRNAKRSIGIVPQEIVFDPFFTPYEVLEIQAGLYGIANHLRRSEELLRAVHLADKRDAYARTLSGGMKRRLLIAKALVHQPPVLVLDEPTAGVDVELRRQLWELVTEMNREGVTIVLTTHYLEEAEELCDRIAIINHGELIANKPTRELVGMAREKILVLTLDRDLTELPSHPGFVKCEASGERMLEITYDKDRANAGEILSAVQAQGFSVVDVTTREADLEDVFVSLTSQAA encoded by the coding sequence ATGACCAGCACTGCAGCCCCCGCCATCTCCATTCGCGACCTCAAGAAGCGTTACGCCCCGGCTGGCGGCGACGAAGGCAAGCTCGCCCTGAAAGGCGTCTCTTTCGACGTTCCGGAAGGCGGGATCTTCGGCCTGCTCGGCCCGAACGGCGCGGGCAAGTCGACGCTCATCAACATCATGGCGGGGCTGGTCCGCAAGACTTCCGGCTCGATCGACATCTGGGGCTTCGACATCGACCGTGACCAGCGCAACGCCAAGCGGTCGATCGGCATCGTGCCGCAGGAGATCGTCTTCGACCCCTTCTTCACGCCTTACGAGGTGCTGGAGATCCAGGCGGGCCTCTACGGCATCGCCAATCACTTGCGCCGCAGCGAGGAACTGCTGCGTGCCGTCCACCTTGCCGACAAGCGCGATGCCTACGCGCGTACGCTGTCAGGCGGCATGAAGCGGCGCCTGCTGATCGCCAAGGCGCTTGTCCACCAGCCGCCGGTGCTTGTGCTCGACGAGCCGACCGCGGGCGTCGACGTGGAACTGCGCCGCCAGCTCTGGGAACTCGTCACCGAGATGAACCGCGAAGGCGTGACGATCGTGCTTACCACGCACTATCTCGAGGAAGCCGAGGAGCTGTGCGATCGCATTGCCATCATCAACCACGGCGAACTGATCGCCAACAAGCCGACCCGCGAACTGGTGGGCATGGCGCGCGAAAAGATCCTGGTCCTCACGCTGGACCGCGACCTGACCGAGCTGCCCAGCCACCCCGGCTTCGTGAAGTGCGAAGCGAGCGGCGAGCGAATGCTCGAGATTACGTACGACAAGGACCGCGCCAATGCCGGCGAGATTCTTTCGGCGGTGCAGGCGCAGGGCTTCTCGGTTGTCGACGTGACGACCCGCGAAGCCGATCTCGAGGACGTCTTCGTGAGCCTCACCAGCCAGGCGGCCTGA
- the nadB gene encoding L-aspartate oxidase produces the protein METSDRSDTQFDVVVVGSGAAGLTAALALASKLKVLVLAKGQLTGGSTAWAQGGIAAVLDAGDTFEEHIRDTMIAGAGLNRLETVEYVVERAPSAIGRLVELGVPFNMEGDALHLTREGGHSHRRIVHVNDATGWAVQQALLKAAEDSPNITLLPGRSCIDLITGRHEMRYSGSGRIWGVYALNEQTGHVEAYTARATVLATGGAGRVYRYSTAPRGATGDGIAMAWRAGARVSNMEMMQFHPTCLYNLEVKNFLITEAVRGEGGHLKHPVTGHRFMPDYDDRAELAPRDVVARAIDDQIKRYGLDYVHLDISHRPPEFVKEHFPNIYEKLISLGIDMTKEPIPVVPAQHYTCGGVLVDLDGRTDLPGLYAAGECTESGLHGANRLASNSLLECFVFGEAAAAHILDHWDAFDSPPPIRDWDESRVTDSDEEVVIKQNWTEIRRFMWNYVGIVRTTKRLERAMHRIQMLNGEVEEYYRHFRVSTDLVELRNLLQSAELIVQSALRRHESRGLHFTLDYPRTLPEAQDTVLVP, from the coding sequence ATGGAAACGTCAGATCGCAGCGATACCCAATTCGATGTCGTCGTCGTCGGCTCGGGCGCGGCGGGCCTTACCGCCGCGCTGGCGCTGGCCTCGAAACTCAAGGTTCTGGTTCTCGCCAAGGGCCAGTTGACCGGGGGGTCCACTGCCTGGGCGCAGGGCGGCATCGCGGCGGTACTGGATGCGGGCGATACCTTCGAAGAGCATATCCGCGACACGATGATCGCCGGGGCCGGGCTTAACCGGCTCGAGACGGTGGAATATGTCGTCGAACGCGCACCCAGCGCAATCGGGCGGCTGGTCGAGCTGGGCGTGCCGTTCAACATGGAAGGCGATGCGCTGCATCTGACGCGCGAGGGCGGGCATTCCCACCGCCGCATCGTCCACGTCAATGACGCCACCGGCTGGGCGGTGCAGCAGGCGCTGCTCAAGGCTGCCGAGGACAGCCCCAACATCACCCTGCTGCCGGGCCGTTCGTGCATCGACCTCATCACCGGGCGGCACGAGATGCGCTATTCCGGTTCCGGGCGCATCTGGGGGGTCTATGCGCTCAATGAGCAGACCGGGCATGTCGAGGCCTATACGGCACGCGCCACGGTGCTCGCCACTGGCGGGGCGGGGCGCGTCTATCGCTACAGCACCGCGCCGCGCGGTGCCACCGGGGACGGGATCGCCATGGCCTGGCGTGCCGGTGCGCGCGTCTCCAACATGGAGATGATGCAGTTCCACCCGACCTGCCTCTACAATCTGGAGGTCAAGAACTTCCTGATCACCGAGGCGGTACGCGGCGAAGGCGGGCACCTGAAGCACCCGGTCACCGGGCACCGCTTCATGCCCGATTATGACGATCGGGCCGAACTGGCGCCGCGCGACGTGGTCGCCCGCGCCATCGACGACCAGATCAAGCGCTATGGCCTGGATTACGTTCACCTCGACATCAGCCACCGTCCGCCCGAATTCGTGAAGGAGCACTTTCCGAACATCTACGAGAAGCTGATCTCGCTGGGCATCGACATGACGAAGGAGCCGATCCCGGTGGTGCCGGCGCAGCACTATACTTGCGGCGGCGTGCTGGTGGACCTCGACGGGCGGACCGACCTGCCCGGGCTCTATGCCGCGGGCGAGTGCACCGAAAGCGGGTTGCACGGCGCGAATCGCCTCGCGTCCAATTCGCTGCTCGAATGCTTCGTCTTCGGCGAGGCCGCGGCCGCGCACATTCTCGACCACTGGGACGCCTTCGATTCTCCGCCGCCGATCCGCGACTGGGACGAAAGCCGCGTCACCGATTCGGACGAGGAAGTCGTCATCAAGCAGAACTGGACCGAGATCCGCCGGTTCATGTGGAACTACGTCGGCATCGTGCGCACCACCAAGCGGCTGGAACGCGCGATGCACCGCATCCAGATGCTCAACGGCGAAGTGGAGGAATACTATCGACACTTCCGCGTCTCGACCGATCTCGTCGAACTGCGCAACCTGCTGCAGTCGGCGGAACTGATCGTGCAGTCGGCCCTGCGGCGTCACGAAAGCCGCGGCCTGCACTTCACGCTCGATTATCCCCGGACGCTTCCCGAGGCGCAGGACACCGTACTGGTGCCCTAG
- a CDS encoding zinc-finger domain-containing protein — translation MSNAPETVYTDSPRVSCDGASDIRANGAYKPAALGHPRVWMEIDEKGYVECGYCDRRFVLKGGPADQQAA, via the coding sequence ATGAGCAACGCGCCCGAAACCGTCTACACCGATTCCCCTCGCGTCTCCTGCGACGGGGCTTCCGACATCCGCGCCAACGGCGCCTACAAGCCCGCCGCGCTGGGCCATCCCCGCGTGTGGATGGAAATCGACGAAAAGGGCTATGTTGAATGCGGTTACTGCGACCGCCGCTTCGTGCTGAAGGGCGGCCCCGCAGACCAGCAGGCGGCCTGA
- a CDS encoding DoxX family protein, producing the protein MTLRSGNRWLLAVLYAAAGVLHLALPTPFLSIMPPWVPYPATVVGLTGLAELTGAAGLAQSFSPALRRAAAWGLAAYALCVWPANVQHMLLDMAKPDHGLGLAYHVPRLTLQPLLIWWPLWAGEVTGWPLRRRA; encoded by the coding sequence ATGACCCTGAGGTCCGGCAACCGATGGCTCCTTGCCGTCCTGTATGCCGCGGCGGGGGTGCTGCATCTTGCCCTGCCCACCCCGTTTCTCTCCATCATGCCGCCCTGGGTTCCCTATCCCGCAACCGTCGTCGGGCTGACCGGCCTTGCCGAACTGACCGGCGCGGCGGGACTGGCACAATCCTTCTCGCCCGCGCTGCGCCGAGCCGCAGCATGGGGCCTGGCTGCCTATGCCCTGTGCGTCTGGCCGGCCAACGTGCAGCACATGCTGCTCGACATGGCCAAGCCGGACCATGGGCTGGGCCTGGCTTATCACGTGCCCCGCCTGACCTTGCAGCCGCTGTTGATCTGGTGGCCGCTCTGGGCGGGCGAAGTCACCGGCTGGCCGCTGCGCCGCCGCGCCTGA